From Alligator mississippiensis isolate rAllMis1 chromosome 1, rAllMis1, whole genome shotgun sequence:
TTACCAGGCTCTGACTTGGAAAGACTCTCAGAATTCTTCATAATATCTGCTACTGTACTCCGTAACTCCTGTTTAGGCTGGGAAAAATTGCTTCTGTTAACTCCAGAGAGCAAATTCCAACAAGGAACAGAAATGCATTAGTATAGTTCCATTTAAACACACTGCAGACTCCCAATATATTGTAAAtgaggggcaggcaattattttgactggagggccatttaacaaTTGTTTTtgagctgtggagggccgcaAGAGTAGCCCTGTCCTTTAgcaggtgccctgtcccctgttCACCACCTTGGgattggaagtcctgccccttgccTCCGGAAGTACTCCCTTTTAGGAAGGGGatttgccattttggaaccagaagaaaacaaattatgcacaaaaaataaacatttacgatagcctattttaatgttatttaaaaaaatatttttgtcctgatgtatATGTTTTGTAGTGTATAGAGATGATCCCATAATAGcacaaaatgaagttttactcctGTATACTACAAATGAGGCTTGAACCACCATTAACTGTTCTATTGCTTTTGATGTATCCTATACAATGTAATAGCATAATTATTGCTACTGCAACCTAAATTTTTGCATTCTGAAGTTGTGTTCTAAAAAGGTAATTTTTtgttaatataaaacaaaaaaaatcaatgatttgTGATAGACAACTCTGAGTAACATCAAAAGCTATGCAATTTGTGtcaggggggagcaggaggggagacTAAAAAGCATCAAGAAATAGGACTTTGTTACTAGTTTGTCAGAAATTTCCCCTAGGCTGAACATTACGTCAGTGACATGCATTCATTTCCCTCCCCTCTTAAGAGCAGTATTTGAGTATTTACTAAAGTTGCAGTGCACATGCAGACTAGCAAATGCAAAAATCAGGAGCTCAGGTCAAGTCAGTGTGATTGGATTACCTCTCTGCTAAAGTCAACTAGCATTAATATATGGAAGCTCTGCTCCAAGTAAATTTGAAGTTCATCTTTCCTTTTCACCCATTTCTACAACACCACAAAATTATGTTCCTCACCTCCGCTCCTGCCAAAATAGCCTCCTCGTAAACAGCAATGATCTTCTCAATGGGACCCGTCTGTTCAAGACGCATCTGACACACCCAATACTTAgcaattttttttgcctttggaaCACACTGAATTAGATTCTCCAGAGTGGCATGTATTTTATCCCGTGGACACCCCTAACAGGGAACATAAAATAGCAAAGAAGATTTAGTCTCAAATGAACCCATTCTCCAAAAAAACAGGAATATATTTGTTCCAGAAAACCTGTTTGCTTATGTTTTTCAAGAGTGATCCTGATAAAGctgataaatatatttatactGTTAAACTTTGGTAGTGTATTAAGATTAACATCTTAAGACACGTAACAAGTTCCAACAAATTAAGCTTTTGTCTATACGCCGAAATATAAATTGAGTTACTCTTCTTTATTAGTTGAATCCTATCCATCTCCTACAGAATCACTGTAGGAAAATCCTTTGGCAGAATATAACTATCAGTCCATAAAGGTTATAGGCATTTTTTTAGCAAAAAGTAAGCTAACAAAGCAATGAAGTGACTACATATTTAATTCCTTCCTCCCGACATGAACTTTGTGTAAAAAGAGGTCATGAAATTTTAGTGCAAGCTTTGCTTCATAATTCAGTGGATGGTTATGTAGAACTGGATCACATGAATCCTCAAGGTATTGGATTTCCCTTTAAATCAATCAGATCCCCAGGCTCTAATGGTCTGAAGAATTAGGAACTTCATGTCACAGAATTGGTACCTGTTCTGTTGAATGGAGACACTCTGCAAGAGTCTTGGTGACTTTTTCACTGATTATTCCTTCCTCGTCCTCCTCTTCTATTGTAGTCCAAAAAGATTCAAcaggtttttggggggttgtgtGTAATGTGCTGTCCTCAGGTTTGGTAATTGGCACAGCAGTAGGAAGTGGCTTCTTAAATGCTTTTCCTTTGGATGCCCTCCATTCAGCTAGACGAATTCTGCATTGAAGTAAAATTAGAGTAGCACTTAATAAACACAAAAATTAGGGCCAGTCAAAGTAGTTTACACAAAGGAATACTTTGGGGATAGACAAGAAAAGAATCTTTATAGGACCCTTTGTTCACCTTCACTAATCCTCAAGATGTACATCTAGAACCACCCCATAAGCATAGATAGGAACTTTGAATCCCTGGACACTACTTCAGCTGCTAGAGAGTTTGAGTAACCCAATACATGCCCATCTTGTCTGTCCCAGCAGAAGCATAAGActgaaaagagacagaaaaaaccaaaaacacaagAACACCACCAAGCAGCCTCTTTTTCTGTATAGTGCAAAGGAACTACTTCTAAATTACTGGAGGGGCCTTGAAGGTTTAGAGAAAAAAGTGTGGTGTTTAGTACTTGTCATAAATATTAGactaggggttttcaaccctttttaagGAGCATACCCCTTCTGGGTACATTTCTAGCGGActaggggaaggggtggcagtggctggacaCGGAGCAGGAGAGGCAAGGGGGGAGGatttgcatgcagtggcagcagcggcacagggtgctggatggcagcagcagccaccactgcataCAAGTTCTaccccccatctccctgcatcCAGCTGGCCAGTGCCACCTGCaaaggggagctgctgccctcccccttccccgcaGCCCTGCTCCTGCGAAGCAGTGGCATAGGGTTGTGGGTGGCAGCGTTCcgtccatccctgcctgcctgcaccccctagcccctttccaagtaacCCTGGGGGTAAGCATACCCTGGGTTGACATCTCCTGTACTAGACAGTCTGAATACTGAATCCCCCAAGCCTCAGAACAGGCAAAGTACAGGTAACAGCAACAGATGCTCCCTACAGCAGGATACATTGGCAGTATCTGGAAAGAACTTCCAGAGCCATGTCAAATCTGAATGATAGCCACTTCAACTGTTTTTATGCTGGGACTATCTATATTCCAAACTGGCAATGTCCACTAGATACAGCATCAAGAATACCAACCCACTGCACGTAGGCTACCACACAAACAATTATCCAGTAAGGCCTACCACCAATtatctaagtaaaaaaaaaaagtctttcactTAGAACTGAAAGATACTATTCCACTAGTGAATTTAGCCATGCTGTTGACCCCATATCACTCCCATCTTAAAATACTTAGTTTATTACAAATGTTACTTTCACTTCTATATACATCTTACACTAAACTattattttacacacacatgtAATTTGATTAAATACACATCAGTGCCATGCTTAGCAAGATCACCGCCACCCAAAAGAGCTTAAAGACACACTGATACTACATGCCTTTGTGATGTTGCAGGAAGAACTACCCATTTATAGTCCCAAAGCAGGACAAGCTGATGGCCAAAAGAGCTGAATTCAAAATCAACTGCATCAACTTCTTAGCTTTCAGTGTAGTATTTGAAAGAAAGTAGATTCCAAGTGATCAAAATGTGAAGATGTGTGATAGTGCACCTACAACAACAGACACTGCCATTCAAATCTCTTTAGACCTGCCTATTGCAATCAGAGAAACCTTAATCTTTTATTAATTACATTACCTTCTGTCTTCAGCTGACTCCTTTGGCAGAATAAGTTTGTTGCCAACAGCTTTTTTATCTTGAGTGGAACTGGCACCACAAGTCAAagaaacagatttggctgaagcacctgatcttaCATCTTTGGATGAAGCTTCAGTTTTCTTTGCCCCAGCCACAAAAAGAGTTTTAGCACTTGGAAAAGCTGTCTTTAATGGCAGTGTCACACTTCTACTAGGCTTTCTTTGGACAGTCACAGTACTTCCTACCACACTACTAGATGTTGGTTTttccttgttctgggtggactgTGAATGGCTAATAGAAGCCTTTGCAGGTGGCCTGGTCTGGAAGGGGGTAGTACCTTTCAACTTCACTGCACTAGCTGAGTTTGTTGCTTTGACAGTTTTCATGACTGCACTACTACTGCTTGGAAGTGATGGTCTCACTTTTAGTTGGGAGACAACCACAGGCTTTTTGTTTGCTGAAGAACTCCTTCCATCTGTATCATCTTGTGTTTTCCAGAAGGAGTTTATCTTGGATGGGATAATCTTGCCACGATAGGAACCAAGCACAGGTTTCTTTGGAAGGCTGGCATTAGAGATCTGCTTTTCCGCAATCAGTTTCTTCTCTTTGATGCTTCTTTTGTGCAGGAAGGATTGGCTAAATGACATCAGTTGGGTTTGGGTTTCAACAGCTTCATTTTTGGAAGTATTAACAGCTGGACTAAGATCTTCAGAACTGCAGTTTGCCCTTGCACTAGATTCTGTTAATACAGTAGTAGCCTTCACATCTATGTCATTTAAAGATGCCGTGCTTTTTTCCAAAGTTCTGCTTGATTGGTTCCCTGGAGAGCTCTCagcattttctttattttcctgaAATAGAAATATTTACATGAAGAAATCAAAAATACACTAATGCCATGCAACATACATCATACAAGTCACTAAAAGGAAATGCAGAGCCTGTggtgggaaggaaaaagaaagaaacactgCAAATGGTCTCCAAAAAGAAAGTGGAGATACCTTGGGACCTACCTAATTGAGGGAGGCTACCTTCATATTTCATGGTCATGGGACAACATCCAGCACCATTTCTGCAGCAGAACACAGCACCCCTTCCCCACTGATTGACCAAGAGGCCTTGGAAATCTCACCCCCCCCTCAGAGATTGACAGATGACGGGATTTCTGGGGGCCCCAGCTATGCTCTGCCATGAAAATGGTACCCCCTCCCTACCatgcttc
This genomic window contains:
- the CKAP2 gene encoding cytoskeleton-associated protein 2 isoform X2 — translated: MSARAPPPVPLPASRRHQPGYREQRRQKVEEYLSRRKTFSGLFTQQKQTHNSNRTGKVACDELQEKVKSLKSAKQKMENKENAESSPGNQSSRTLEKSTASLNDIDVKATTVLTESSARANCSSEDLSPAVNTSKNEAVETQTQLMSFSQSFLHKRSIKEKKLIAEKQISNASLPKKPVLGSYRGKIIPSKINSFWKTQDDTDGRSSSANKKPVVVSQLKVRPSLPSSSSAVMKTVKATNSASAVKLKGTTPFQTRPPAKASISHSQSTQNKEKPTSSSVVGSTVTVQRKPSRSVTLPLKTAFPSAKTLFVAGAKKTEASSKDVRSGASAKSVSLTCGASSTQDKKAVGNKLILPKESAEDRRIRLAEWRASKGKAFKKPLPTAVPITKPEDSTLHTTPQKPVESFWTTIEEEDEEGIISEKVTKTLAECLHSTEQGCPRDKIHATLENLIQCVPKAKKIAKYWVCQMRLEQTGPIEKIIAVYEEAILAGAEPKQELRSTVADIMKNSESLSKSEPEMCVKEEADLNDDRDEINNEANSSIGKVEETFQMLNLNDEEKPEMTNEVKKEEKIVLVSEMNGEYSSKEDKHSNKEKRKKTVKYKDDQDNNDAVTVLPSESRTPDKENEASYVIKYSVSTTPHLEREKRKMQCAATGSAVKDLRFLTPVRRSRRLQEMSKINMFKDHDPMVSSLEQLKELGSQSNAFIFRKNSAL
- the CKAP2 gene encoding cytoskeleton-associated protein 2 isoform X1, whose amino-acid sequence is MSARAPPPVPLPASRRHQPGYREQRRQKVEEYLSRRKTFSGLFTQQKQTHNSSNRTGKVACDELQEKVKSLKSAKQKMENKENAESSPGNQSSRTLEKSTASLNDIDVKATTVLTESSARANCSSEDLSPAVNTSKNEAVETQTQLMSFSQSFLHKRSIKEKKLIAEKQISNASLPKKPVLGSYRGKIIPSKINSFWKTQDDTDGRSSSANKKPVVVSQLKVRPSLPSSSSAVMKTVKATNSASAVKLKGTTPFQTRPPAKASISHSQSTQNKEKPTSSSVVGSTVTVQRKPSRSVTLPLKTAFPSAKTLFVAGAKKTEASSKDVRSGASAKSVSLTCGASSTQDKKAVGNKLILPKESAEDRRIRLAEWRASKGKAFKKPLPTAVPITKPEDSTLHTTPQKPVESFWTTIEEEDEEGIISEKVTKTLAECLHSTEQGCPRDKIHATLENLIQCVPKAKKIAKYWVCQMRLEQTGPIEKIIAVYEEAILAGAEPKQELRSTVADIMKNSESLSKSEPEMCVKEEADLNDDRDEINNEANSSIGKVEETFQMLNLNDEEKPEMTNEVKKEEKIVLVSEMNGEYSSKEDKHSNKEKRKKTVKYKDDQDNNDAVTVLPSESRTPDKENEASYVIKYSVSTTPHLEREKRKMQCAATGSAVKDLRFLTPVRRSRRLQEMSKINMFKDHDPMVSSLEQLKELGSQSNAFIFRKNSAL